In Paraflavitalea devenefica, the following are encoded in one genomic region:
- a CDS encoding phosphatase PAP2 family protein: MNPTIRTLYGSRLFIAVFTIYLLIAFIYCSLYSKATCFINLNAVHTTSLNVFFTWYTMLGDGCVAIVLFVAMLCCRRFLQGVHVIVAFLLSGMAAQIIKRLTHMPRPKAFLQPEQYNRFVEGVTHGGWTSFPSGHTATAFAVATILALYARNKWISLLYLLLAISVGYSRIYLGQHFLEDVLAGSIVGVFFAGWTFVLIPELKLFGRKVDRERPTPSLAAIQ; this comes from the coding sequence ATGAACCCAACCATTCGCACCCTGTATGGGAGCCGGCTATTTATCGCCGTCTTCACCATTTACCTGCTCATTGCATTCATTTATTGCAGCCTGTATTCCAAAGCAACCTGCTTTATTAACCTGAATGCTGTACACACTACTTCACTGAACGTTTTCTTTACCTGGTACACGATGCTGGGTGATGGATGTGTGGCCATTGTACTGTTTGTTGCGATGTTGTGCTGCCGGCGGTTTTTACAGGGCGTTCACGTGATAGTCGCTTTCCTCCTTTCCGGCATGGCGGCCCAGATCATTAAACGGCTCACGCATATGCCGCGTCCCAAGGCTTTCCTGCAACCGGAACAGTATAACAGGTTTGTTGAAGGCGTTACGCATGGCGGATGGACCAGTTTTCCTTCGGGGCATACCGCTACGGCTTTTGCAGTAGCTACAATACTGGCGCTTTATGCCCGCAATAAATGGATCTCGCTGCTGTACCTGTTACTGGCTATTAGTGTGGGTTATTCCCGCATTTATCTTGGGCAGCATTTCCTGGAAGATGTGCTGGCGGGCTCCATCGTCGGCGTGTTTTTTGCCGGGTGGACCTTTGTGCTGATACCGGAACTGAAACTCTTTGGACGTAAAGTTGACAGAGAAAGACCAACGCCTTCACTCGCTGCTATACAATAG
- a CDS encoding TIGR03364 family FAD-dependent oxidoreductase — translation MNQPSAIVIGAGIVGLATARALAVKGYAVKVFERTHKAVGASVRNFGMVWPIGQPGKLYDRALRSREIWKEIGDEGAFWYDAPGSLHLAYHPDEWQVLQELYEQFRTERPVELLTAQEVDERSGAAVQERLLGGLYSADELIVDPREAVGAIPAYLQEKYGVQFFWGKCVSYISDNTAYIGNEEEYEGDVIFICSGADFETLYPEAYATYPLTKCKLQMMRFAAQPNDWRMGPALCGGLSLIHYKSFAASASLPALKKRYEEEMADYLDWGIHVMVSQNGRGELTVGDSHEYGPTHDPFDKEFINTMIVNYLQTFAQFKEARIVETWNGIYPKLTDGETDLFFSPEPAVYILNGLSGAGMTLSFGLAEEATAFL, via the coding sequence ATGAATCAGCCTTCAGCTATTGTTATCGGAGCCGGTATTGTGGGGTTGGCTACTGCCCGCGCCCTTGCCGTGAAAGGATATGCGGTGAAAGTGTTTGAGCGTACACACAAGGCTGTTGGCGCTTCTGTCCGCAATTTTGGAATGGTATGGCCAATAGGTCAGCCCGGTAAATTATATGACCGTGCCCTGCGCAGCCGGGAAATATGGAAAGAAATAGGCGATGAGGGCGCTTTCTGGTATGATGCACCCGGCAGCCTGCACCTGGCTTATCATCCTGATGAATGGCAGGTGCTACAGGAATTGTATGAACAGTTCCGTACAGAAAGGCCGGTGGAGTTATTAACGGCGCAGGAAGTGGACGAAAGATCAGGCGCTGCCGTGCAGGAACGTTTATTAGGCGGCTTGTACAGCGCGGATGAACTGATCGTTGACCCGCGTGAGGCTGTCGGAGCTATTCCCGCTTACCTGCAGGAAAAGTATGGCGTACAGTTTTTCTGGGGCAAGTGTGTAAGCTATATTTCAGACAATACGGCCTATATAGGCAATGAGGAAGAATATGAAGGCGATGTGATCTTTATTTGCAGCGGCGCTGATTTTGAAACCCTCTATCCTGAGGCGTATGCTACTTATCCACTTACGAAATGTAAGCTGCAGATGATGCGCTTTGCCGCCCAGCCAAACGACTGGCGTATGGGTCCGGCCCTGTGTGGCGGGTTGTCTTTGATCCATTATAAAAGCTTTGCTGCTTCGGCCTCTCTACCTGCTTTAAAGAAGCGTTATGAAGAAGAGATGGCCGATTATCTCGATTGGGGTATTCATGTGATGGTATCACAAAACGGCCGTGGTGAATTGACGGTGGGCGACTCCCACGAATATGGTCCTACACATGATCCTTTTGATAAGGAGTTTATTAATACGATGATCGTAAACTATCTTCAAACATTTGCGCAGTTTAAGGAGGCAAGGATCGTTGAAACCTGGAATGGCATTTATCCCAAACTGACCGATGGTGAAACTGATCTGTTCTTCTCTCCTGAACCGGCTGTATATATTCTGAATGGCCTCAGCGGCGCTGGTATGACGCTTTCTTTCGGACTGGCAGAAGAGGCCACTGCATTTCTATGA
- a CDS encoding DUF5690 family protein, producing MSTITANPTALSKKQVITAIYAATVAFLTYASVYAYRKPFTVAMFEGLSFWGVKYQVLLIISQGLGYMCSKFYGIKFIAELKRAGRWKTSAILVGSAWFCLLIFGLVPAPWGMLCMFGNGFMLGFMWGIVFSYVEGRKTTDFIGATMAVSFIFAGGFTRSVALWLKDSWGVPEQWLAFVTGLVFVVPLLIFMYLLERIPAPDPEDIAERTVRLPMTKEQRIQFLRLFGFGTITLIVIYLFLTIMRDVRDNFMSNIWTELGYGQKPAIFTKTETITSIVILIMISLLVGIRKNIRAFRLAHVMILAGFVLAGISSALFLAGMMGGALWMQLAGLGLYMGYIPFNCIFFERLIASFKIVGNVGFLIYLVDAYGYAGSMLVMLSKEIFQIKLTWSQFYPAGVVIFSVIGIVGTVFSLVYFNRKYESLKPA from the coding sequence TTGTCTACTATTACAGCCAATCCAACTGCTCTTTCCAAAAAACAGGTTATTACAGCTATTTACGCTGCAACGGTAGCTTTTCTTACCTATGCTTCTGTGTATGCTTACCGCAAGCCTTTTACAGTAGCCATGTTTGAAGGGCTCAGCTTTTGGGGCGTAAAGTACCAGGTATTGCTTATTATAAGTCAGGGATTGGGCTATATGTGCAGTAAGTTCTATGGTATAAAGTTCATTGCAGAATTGAAAAGGGCAGGACGCTGGAAAACCAGTGCTATCCTGGTAGGGTCGGCCTGGTTCTGTCTGTTGATATTTGGATTGGTGCCTGCTCCCTGGGGTATGCTCTGTATGTTTGGCAATGGTTTTATGCTCGGTTTTATGTGGGGCATTGTATTCAGTTATGTGGAAGGGAGGAAGACTACCGACTTTATAGGCGCCACCATGGCGGTTAGTTTTATTTTTGCCGGTGGCTTTACACGTTCGGTAGCTTTATGGCTGAAAGATAGCTGGGGTGTGCCGGAACAATGGCTGGCTTTTGTAACGGGACTTGTGTTTGTAGTACCGCTGCTCATTTTTATGTACCTGCTGGAACGTATTCCTGCTCCCGACCCGGAGGATATTGCAGAAAGAACGGTACGCCTGCCCATGACCAAAGAGCAGCGTATTCAGTTCCTCCGCTTATTCGGATTTGGCACTATTACGCTCATTGTGATTTATCTCTTTCTTACGATTATGCGGGATGTGCGGGATAATTTTATGTCTAATATCTGGACGGAACTGGGATATGGTCAAAAACCTGCCATTTTCACCAAAACAGAGACGATCACCTCTATCGTTATACTGATTATGATCAGCCTCCTGGTAGGCATACGTAAAAATATACGCGCTTTCCGGCTGGCGCATGTGATGATACTGGCGGGTTTTGTCCTGGCCGGTATTTCATCGGCGTTGTTCCTGGCTGGTATGATGGGCGGGGCCTTGTGGATGCAACTGGCGGGGCTTGGCCTGTATATGGGGTATATCCCGTTCAATTGTATTTTCTTTGAGCGTCTGATCGCATCATTTAAGATCGTTGGCAATGTAGGATTTCTTATTTACCTGGTAGATGCCTACGGTTATGCGGGTAGTATGCTGGTGATGCTTTCGAAAGAAATATTTCAAATAAAATTAACCTGGTCTCAGTTCTATCCTGCCGGTGTAGTGATATTTTCGGTTATCGGAATTGTGGGAACTGTTTTCTCCCTCGTGTATTTTAACCGGAAGTATGAATCTTTAAAACCTGCTTAA
- a CDS encoding HAD-IA family hydrolase encodes MAIQLVVFDIAGTTVRDKGSVADAFMAAAAQYGVSVPREEVNKVMGFRKKEAIRILLDKFYLEQDDTEGLIEKIHDAFTHNMISFYKQDAELAALPHAEETFAWLKQRGIKIALNTGFTRNITDTILQRLQWKSNGMIDMVITSDEVPEGRPKPYMIAAIMKQLDIADAGQVAKVGDTEVDVEEGRNAGCGLVVGVTTGAYTRSELEQYKPDTIIDSLAELPPLIQ; translated from the coding sequence ATGGCTATTCAACTGGTAGTATTCGATATTGCAGGCACTACGGTGCGCGACAAGGGAAGTGTGGCAGATGCCTTTATGGCCGCTGCGGCGCAATATGGGGTCAGCGTTCCGCGTGAAGAAGTGAATAAAGTGATGGGGTTCCGAAAGAAAGAAGCTATTCGTATATTGCTCGATAAGTTTTACCTTGAACAGGATGATACAGAAGGGCTCATTGAAAAGATCCATGATGCTTTTACGCATAATATGATCAGTTTTTATAAGCAGGATGCGGAGCTTGCTGCCTTGCCCCATGCAGAAGAAACATTTGCCTGGCTGAAACAGCGGGGTATAAAGATTGCGCTGAATACCGGGTTTACAAGGAATATTACAGATACTATTCTGCAACGCCTGCAATGGAAAAGTAATGGTATGATAGATATGGTGATCACGAGCGATGAAGTGCCGGAGGGAAGACCCAAGCCCTATATGATAGCAGCTATTATGAAACAGTTGGACATTGCCGATGCGGGGCAGGTAGCCAAGGTAGGCGATACAGAAGTGGACGTGGAAGAAGGCCGGAATGCAGGGTGCGGACTTGTAGTGGGTGTAACCACCGGCGCTTATACCCGTAGTGAGCTGGAGCAATATAAACCGGATACGATTATTGACAGTCTTGCAGAACTTCCACCATTAATACAATAA
- a CDS encoding HD domain-containing protein, which translates to MNNEQAQAIATAIISLYEHHGGAEYAGEKVTQLEHMVQSAQLAEQQGHEEEVILAAFLHDIGHICVSAQGDNEMGGYGIKDHEEVGGAFLQEKGFSKRLIRLVEAHVEAKRYLTWKSPAYYEQLSDASKKTLEYQGGRMRDEEALAFEQYPLFDLIIKMRLWDEEAKIEGLPVPDLAKYHGMIVRHLVR; encoded by the coding sequence ATGAATAATGAACAGGCCCAGGCCATCGCTACAGCCATTATCAGTTTGTACGAACACCATGGCGGCGCTGAATATGCCGGGGAAAAGGTGACCCAACTGGAACATATGGTGCAGTCGGCCCAACTGGCCGAACAGCAGGGACATGAGGAAGAGGTGATCCTGGCTGCTTTTCTTCATGATATCGGGCATATCTGTGTGTCGGCCCAGGGGGATAATGAAATGGGAGGATATGGTATTAAAGACCATGAGGAAGTGGGCGGCGCCTTCCTGCAGGAGAAGGGTTTTTCGAAACGCCTCATCCGGCTGGTGGAAGCCCATGTAGAAGCCAAGCGTTATCTTACCTGGAAATCACCCGCTTATTATGAGCAGTTGTCGGATGCCAGCAAAAAAACACTGGAGTACCAGGGCGGCCGTATGCGCGATGAGGAAGCGCTGGCTTTTGAACAATACCCGTTGTTTGACCTCATTATTAAGATGCGTTTGTGGGATGAAGAGGCCAAGATAGAAGGATTGCCTGTTCCTGATCTGGCTAAGTACCATGGTATGATCGTGCGTCATTTAGTGCGTTAA
- a CDS encoding alkaline phosphatase family protein yields the protein MKAIVVSFITTMVVVTAMAQHHKTENLIIVTLDGMRWQEVFKGVDPVLMNDSTFNRDKEGVKERFWAEDMAARRKKLFPFLWTTIAQQGQLYGNRQFDNKVDNANPHWFSYPGYNEIFTGYPDTAVNSNDKILNKHENVLEFINRQKGYTGKVAAFSTWDVFPYILNEPRSGVYVNADVDTLSFKAPGLQLLNDMQFLTTRPIGVRPDIITYMAAREYLKVYKPKVLYIAFDETDDFAHAGMYDQYVGSAHAEDAMIRDIWNTVQSMPGYKDKTSLLITVDHGRGDKEKANWKHHGRKIEDAHEIWLAVIGPDTKPEGEVKTPVQLYQKQIAATIARLLGMHFTANHPVADPITTVYSN from the coding sequence ATGAAAGCAATAGTTGTATCGTTTATAACGACAATGGTTGTTGTAACAGCAATGGCACAACACCATAAGACGGAGAACCTTATTATTGTTACCCTGGATGGCATGCGCTGGCAGGAGGTTTTTAAGGGTGTTGATCCTGTACTGATGAATGATAGCACATTTAACCGCGACAAGGAGGGGGTCAAGGAAAGATTTTGGGCGGAAGATATGGCGGCCAGAAGAAAGAAGTTATTCCCTTTTCTGTGGACTACCATAGCGCAACAAGGCCAATTGTACGGCAATCGCCAGTTTGATAATAAAGTAGACAATGCCAATCCCCATTGGTTCTCTTATCCGGGCTACAATGAGATTTTTACCGGCTATCCCGATACTGCCGTTAACTCCAATGATAAGATCCTGAACAAGCATGAAAATGTATTGGAGTTCATTAACAGGCAAAAAGGGTATACGGGTAAAGTTGCTGCCTTTTCTACCTGGGATGTGTTTCCTTATATTCTTAACGAGCCACGCAGCGGTGTGTATGTAAATGCTGATGTAGATACGCTCTCCTTCAAAGCCCCGGGGCTTCAGTTGCTGAACGATATGCAGTTTTTGACCACCCGGCCTATCGGGGTACGCCCGGATATTATTACTTATATGGCTGCAAGGGAATACCTGAAGGTTTACAAGCCAAAAGTACTGTATATTGCTTTTGACGAAACAGATGACTTTGCCCATGCCGGCATGTACGATCAATATGTAGGCAGCGCCCATGCAGAAGACGCCATGATCCGGGATATCTGGAATACCGTACAATCCATGCCCGGGTATAAAGACAAGACCAGTTTGCTTATTACGGTAGACCATGGCCGCGGTGACAAAGAGAAGGCAAACTGGAAACACCATGGCCGTAAGATTGAGGATGCCCATGAGATCTGGCTGGCAGTAATAGGTCCTGATACAAAACCTGAAGGGGAAGTAAAAACGCCTGTGCAGTTGTATCAAAAACAAATTGCTGCCACGATTGCCCGGTTGCTGGGAATGCATTTTACAGCCAATCACCCCGTAGCTGATCCAATTACTACTGTGTACTCAAATTAA
- a CDS encoding SusD/RagB family nutrient-binding outer membrane lipoprotein has product MKRSNIIIVICLVALAAGSCQKKYDEYASNPNKPSSVPPGLVLTGILSDMNADRPWSLVTRWCQFDCCNYNYYGDQRYDWTGAGLNYSTLTNVIKMEEEAKKISEFEQKGYNALGKFFRAWFFYRMTNLVGDLPLQDALKGAGTPAPAYNTQKDIFIQVLKWLEEANTEMAALVAQNDGKIEGDIYFGSKKAWQRVINVFRLRVLIALSKKEADADLKVKQTFAAILGDAAKYPIFTSAGDDLKYVYNNINKYPSNPDNLGFDATRYNMSATYLNTLVQLEDPRAFVTAEPATRQLTANKKTPADITAYVGAPSGEDLAAMSSKMSSVDTADYSLRSRSRYYANYSAEPGILLGYTEMCFNIAEAINRGWVGGSAEEWYKKGIKTSLAFYAIPVDAPGVFNKVYPFGSLNAVTYPISFDFENTYYQQATVKYTGNDATGLQQILLQKYLAFFQNSGWEAYYNWRRTGVPAFNTGTGTGNSSRIPKRFQYPTSERTTNADNWGKAVKNQFGGTTDDINGDMWLIK; this is encoded by the coding sequence ATGAAACGCAGTAATATAATAATAGTAATATGCCTGGTGGCGTTGGCGGCAGGGAGCTGTCAAAAGAAATACGATGAATATGCTTCTAATCCCAATAAGCCGTCTTCAGTTCCTCCGGGATTGGTGTTGACAGGAATTTTGTCGGATATGAATGCTGACAGGCCCTGGAGCCTGGTTACCCGCTGGTGCCAGTTTGATTGCTGTAATTATAATTATTATGGCGATCAGCGTTATGACTGGACGGGCGCCGGGCTTAATTATTCTACCCTTACCAATGTGATCAAGATGGAAGAAGAGGCAAAGAAAATAAGTGAGTTTGAACAGAAAGGCTATAATGCATTGGGCAAGTTTTTCCGTGCCTGGTTTTTTTACAGGATGACTAACCTGGTAGGAGACCTGCCTTTACAGGACGCGCTGAAAGGGGCCGGTACACCAGCTCCTGCCTATAATACGCAAAAGGATATTTTTATCCAGGTACTCAAATGGCTGGAGGAGGCCAATACCGAAATGGCTGCACTGGTTGCACAGAACGATGGAAAGATTGAAGGGGATATTTATTTCGGCTCTAAAAAGGCCTGGCAACGTGTTATCAATGTATTCAGGCTGCGTGTATTGATCGCTTTAAGTAAAAAGGAAGCGGACGCCGACCTGAAAGTGAAGCAAACATTTGCTGCTATTTTGGGTGATGCTGCCAAGTATCCGATTTTTACAAGTGCAGGGGATGATCTGAAGTATGTTTATAACAACATCAATAAGTATCCAAGCAACCCTGATAACCTGGGATTTGATGCTACGCGGTATAATATGTCAGCTACTTACCTGAATACGCTGGTACAGTTAGAAGACCCAAGGGCATTTGTAACGGCCGAACCTGCTACCAGGCAATTAACTGCCAATAAGAAAACGCCGGCAGATATCACTGCTTATGTAGGCGCGCCATCAGGCGAGGACCTGGCAGCCATGTCGTCCAAGATGTCAAGTGTTGATACCGCTGATTATTCTCTTCGTAGCCGTAGCCGGTATTATGCCAATTATTCCGCAGAGCCGGGTATATTACTGGGGTATACAGAAATGTGTTTTAATATCGCCGAAGCCATTAACAGAGGCTGGGTTGGCGGCAGTGCAGAAGAATGGTATAAAAAGGGGATTAAAACATCACTTGCTTTCTATGCCATACCGGTAGATGCGCCCGGCGTTTTCAATAAAGTATATCCATTCGGTAGTCTCAATGCCGTTACCTATCCGATCAGCTTTGATTTTGAAAATACTTATTATCAGCAAGCTACTGTGAAATATACTGGTAACGATGCTACCGGCCTGCAGCAGATATTGTTGCAGAAGTACCTTGCCTTTTTTCAGAACTCTGGCTGGGAAGCTTACTATAACTGGAGAAGAACCGGTGTACCGGCATTCAACACTGGTACGGGTACGGGCAACAGTAGCCGTATTCCCAAACGGTTCCAGTATCCCACTTCCGAGCGTACTACCAATGCCGATAATTGGGGAAAAGCTGTGAAAAACCAGTTCGGTGGCACCACGGATGATATTAACGGAGATATGTGGCTGATTAAATAA
- a CDS encoding SusC/RagA family TonB-linked outer membrane protein — translation MSKCYLITRVVTACLLLALPLLSLAQKPVSGKVISVKDQTPVQGVSVFVKGSTTGTSTTADGSFLINAKTGDVLVFSGVGLLPKEVAVSEGNNMQVALDQDARALNEVVVTALGIKKDKKKLGYAVQEVKGDDLVKAREPNPLNSLVGKVAGLTVGASAEMLAGPQLVLRGRGIGLFVVDGVPINSDTWNISPDDIESYTILKGATASALYGSRGLNGAIMITTKRGTRDKRGFSIEFNSSTMMEKGFNAIPKVQDEYGPGDHGKYAFKDGKGGGTNDGDYDVWGPKFEGQLIPQYDSPVDPVTGVRQGTPWVARGKDNLKRFMQTGLLSTNNISISSRGDKYDLRFSLSHSYQKANVPNMKINITNFNISAGYDFSDKVRMEGYLNYNRQYTPNFPDVNYGPNSMIYNITIWAGADWDVDQMRNYWQPNKEGVQSIYAEYQRYHNPWFMVKEWLRGHYKTDMNGYAKFIYEPVRNIELIARTQVTTYDLFRNEKMPFSAHPYGREEGRGDYREDRRSLFENNTDFLATYTNRLRGNIDVKGSLGGNIRSFKYNSSFTTTDYLNVPGWYNFNNSRNPIKASSFASDMLVLSGYGYLDVSLDKYANISLTGRVDKSSTLPVDDNVSFYPSAAVSTVLSDYVQLPEVISFLKIRGSYANVKGGLTQATIGATPQASYPLGYGTEYYSTYDGPSYENWAAYNAMRVYENQPGAYFTSLLSNTDIKPFSSTVYETGADIRFLNNKIGIDVTYFRTKDGPRIFTLPLSQTSGYTGILQNGITTRKTGWEVSLNATPVSAKGFTWNTMINWSTFKEVYTKFYGDQKELDIYTKIGDRVDKFVGSAFVKTPDGKIINDAGGRPIRNPVSQVQGYTNPDWVWSFINNVSYKNFRLGFQFDGRVGGKMINYIQQQTYRGGRHINTVLGKMGEARYQDYKGVKSWVGEGVVISNNTAIEFDNLGNVTNYGKLQYAPNTTPTFLQDYISFYYNTNEANLIDKTFAKLREVTLTYTVPQAVLGKSFMKQASISLVGRNLLYFSKYKDVDIDQYAGSQGSSSLQTPTAKRYGININITF, via the coding sequence ATGAGTAAATGCTACCTTATCACAAGGGTGGTAACGGCATGCCTGTTATTGGCCTTACCATTGCTTTCTCTTGCGCAAAAACCGGTTTCCGGAAAAGTTATTTCAGTCAAAGATCAAACTCCCGTGCAGGGAGTATCGGTATTTGTTAAAGGATCTACTACCGGTACTTCCACTACTGCCGACGGTTCTTTTTTAATTAATGCCAAAACCGGTGATGTACTGGTATTTAGCGGAGTAGGCTTATTACCCAAAGAAGTAGCCGTGAGTGAAGGCAATAATATGCAGGTAGCGCTTGACCAGGATGCAAGGGCATTGAATGAAGTGGTAGTGACTGCATTGGGCATTAAAAAAGACAAGAAGAAGCTGGGGTATGCTGTGCAGGAGGTAAAAGGAGATGACCTGGTAAAAGCGCGTGAGCCCAATCCCCTTAACTCGCTGGTGGGTAAGGTGGCAGGCCTGACAGTAGGCGCTTCTGCAGAAATGCTGGCTGGCCCGCAACTGGTATTACGGGGACGCGGCATTGGTTTGTTTGTAGTAGATGGTGTACCCATTAATTCTGATACCTGGAATATCAGTCCGGATGATATCGAATCTTATACCATATTAAAAGGCGCTACGGCTTCTGCCCTGTATGGTTCCCGTGGCCTGAATGGCGCCATTATGATCACTACCAAAAGAGGCACCAGGGATAAACGCGGCTTTTCCATCGAATTTAATTCCAGCACGATGATGGAGAAAGGCTTTAATGCCATCCCCAAGGTGCAGGATGAGTATGGCCCCGGCGATCACGGAAAATATGCTTTTAAAGATGGTAAAGGCGGTGGCACCAATGATGGTGACTATGATGTGTGGGGACCCAAGTTTGAAGGTCAGCTTATTCCACAGTATGACAGTCCCGTTGATCCGGTGACCGGCGTGCGCCAGGGAACGCCCTGGGTAGCGCGCGGTAAGGATAACCTGAAGCGTTTTATGCAAACAGGATTGCTATCTACCAATAATATTTCGATCTCTTCCCGTGGTGATAAGTATGACCTGCGTTTTTCACTTTCTCATAGCTACCAGAAGGCGAATGTGCCCAATATGAAAATAAATATCACCAATTTCAATATTTCTGCCGGTTATGATTTCTCCGATAAGGTGCGTATGGAGGGATACCTGAATTATAACCGTCAATATACACCCAATTTCCCCGATGTGAATTATGGTCCCAATAGCATGATTTATAATATCACTATTTGGGCGGGCGCCGACTGGGATGTAGACCAGATGCGCAATTACTGGCAGCCGAATAAAGAAGGCGTGCAAAGTATTTATGCGGAGTACCAGCGTTACCATAATCCCTGGTTCATGGTAAAGGAATGGTTGCGGGGGCATTATAAAACAGATATGAATGGTTATGCCAAGTTCATTTATGAGCCGGTGCGCAATATTGAATTGATAGCCCGTACACAGGTTACTACGTACGACCTGTTCAGGAACGAGAAGATGCCTTTTTCAGCCCACCCTTACGGACGTGAGGAAGGCCGTGGTGATTACCGGGAGGACAGAAGATCACTCTTTGAAAATAATACGGATTTCCTGGCTACCTATACCAACCGTCTCCGTGGCAATATTGATGTTAAGGGATCATTAGGTGGTAATATTCGCAGCTTTAAGTACAATAGCAGTTTTACGACTACTGACTATTTGAATGTTCCGGGCTGGTACAATTTTAACAACAGCCGCAACCCGATCAAGGCTTCTAGTTTTGCATCGGACATGTTGGTGTTAAGTGGATATGGCTACCTGGATGTATCGCTTGATAAATATGCTAATATCTCTTTAACGGGCCGGGTAGATAAGTCTTCCACTTTGCCGGTGGATGATAATGTATCTTTTTATCCTTCAGCGGCAGTAAGTACTGTGCTTAGTGATTATGTTCAGTTGCCGGAGGTTATTTCCTTCCTGAAGATCCGTGGGTCTTATGCGAATGTAAAAGGAGGTTTAACCCAGGCTACTATTGGCGCCACTCCACAGGCCAGTTATCCGCTGGGTTATGGTACTGAGTATTATTCTACTTACGATGGTCCTTCCTATGAGAACTGGGCTGCTTATAATGCAATGCGTGTATATGAAAATCAGCCTGGCGCTTATTTTACCAGCCTGTTAAGCAACACGGATATTAAACCGTTTTCCAGCACTGTTTATGAGACCGGCGCCGATATTCGTTTCCTGAATAACAAAATAGGTATAGACGTAACTTATTTCAGAACGAAAGATGGCCCCCGGATCTTTACATTGCCTTTGTCACAAACTTCAGGTTATACCGGTATTTTGCAGAATGGTATTACCACCAGGAAAACCGGATGGGAAGTGTCGCTGAATGCAACGCCTGTTAGCGCGAAAGGTTTTACCTGGAACACCATGATTAACTGGTCTACCTTTAAAGAGGTGTACACTAAATTCTACGGTGACCAGAAAGAATTGGACATATATACTAAAATTGGTGACCGTGTAGACAAGTTTGTGGGTTCTGCCTTTGTGAAAACACCCGATGGTAAGATCATTAATGATGCCGGTGGCCGTCCTATCCGGAACCCGGTATCGCAGGTGCAGGGATATACCAATCCTGATTGGGTGTGGAGCTTTATCAATAATGTCAGCTATAAAAACTTCAGACTTGGTTTCCAGTTTGACGGACGTGTAGGCGGCAAGATGATCAATTATATCCAGCAGCAGACCTACCGTGGCGGCCGTCATATTAATACAGTATTGGGTAAAATGGGAGAAGCCCGTTACCAGGATTATAAAGGGGTGAAATCATGGGTAGGAGAAGGTGTAGTGATCAGTAACAATACAGCTATTGAGTTTGATAACCTGGGTAATGTTACCAATTATGGTAAGCTGCAATATGCGCCCAATACGACTCCTACTTTTCTGCAGGATTATATCAGCTTTTACTACAATACCAATGAAGCAAACCTGATTGATAAGACTTTTGCCAAACTGCGTGAGGTAACACTTACTTATACCGTTCCCCAGGCCGTGTTGGGTAAGAGTTTTATGAAACAGGCCAGCATTTCTCTCGTAGGACGCAACCTCCTGTACTTCTCAAAGTATAAAGATGTAGATATTGATCAGTATGCAGGCAGCCAGGGAAGCTCCAGCCTGCAAACGCCTACTGCCAAGCGGTATGGCATAAATATCAATATTACCTTTTAA
- a CDS encoding helix-turn-helix domain-containing protein, with amino-acid sequence MQEDLILLIGEKIKAKRTQKNITLEELANRAGVTKGLISQIENNRTVPSLPVLFNLIHSLGEDLKSFFEDMHEHFTNGHVLIIRKGEEKPFEKEPVKGFSYKRVLTKSIAAQAVDIAILELKKGAARKQMIQTDAFECKHVLKGSIEYYIEKEKFELHAGDTLFFDGRAKHRLRNIGNTEAAILVIYLF; translated from the coding sequence ATGCAGGAAGACCTGATATTATTAATCGGAGAAAAGATCAAAGCAAAGCGTACCCAAAAGAATATTACCCTGGAAGAGCTGGCCAACAGGGCCGGTGTTACGAAAGGACTTATTTCCCAGATAGAAAATAACCGTACGGTTCCCTCCCTCCCTGTTTTATTTAATCTTATTCACTCATTGGGAGAAGACCTCAAAAGCTTTTTTGAGGATATGCATGAGCATTTTACAAACGGGCATGTATTAATAATACGTAAAGGAGAAGAGAAGCCTTTTGAAAAGGAACCTGTTAAGGGATTTTCCTATAAGCGTGTCCTTACCAAAAGTATTGCAGCGCAGGCTGTTGATATTGCCATACTGGAATTGAAGAAGGGAGCTGCCCGCAAGCAGATGATACAAACAGATGCCTTTGAATGCAAACATGTATTGAAAGGCAGTATTGAGTATTATATTGAAAAAGAAAAGTTTGAGCTCCATGCCGGCGATACTTTATTTTTTGATGGACGGGCCAAGCACCGGCTGCGCAATATTGGTAATACAGAAGCAGCCATCCTGGTGATCTATTTGTTTTAG